In Nakamurella antarctica, the following are encoded in one genomic region:
- the aqpZ gene encoding aquaporin Z, translated as MAQKRVHSAPVDAVVPSTLHKLGAEFMGTFWLVFAGCGSAVLAAKFGDTDLGIGFVGVALAFGLTVLTMAYAVGHISGGHFNPAVTLGLCAAGRFAWKEAPGYIVTQVVAAIAAAGVLFAIASGKQGFSASESGFATNGYGAHSPGGYSLVSALIVEIVLTAFFLFIILGSTDTRAPKGFAPIAIGLGLTLIHLVSIPVTNTSVNPARSIGPALFAGSVPLGQLWLFIVAPIIGAVIAGVVYTALLDRNPHPVSLQESNAG; from the coding sequence ATGGCACAAAAAAGAGTCCACTCCGCCCCCGTTGACGCGGTCGTTCCATCGACCTTGCACAAGCTCGGTGCCGAATTTATGGGCACGTTCTGGCTGGTCTTCGCTGGCTGCGGGTCTGCGGTCCTGGCTGCCAAGTTCGGTGACACCGACTTAGGAATCGGGTTTGTGGGCGTTGCACTGGCATTCGGTCTGACGGTGTTGACTATGGCCTACGCCGTCGGACACATCTCAGGCGGGCATTTCAATCCGGCCGTCACTCTCGGACTGTGCGCGGCGGGTCGCTTCGCATGGAAAGAGGCACCCGGCTATATCGTTACCCAAGTGGTGGCCGCTATCGCGGCTGCGGGCGTGCTTTTCGCCATCGCGTCGGGCAAGCAAGGATTCAGCGCCTCCGAGTCGGGCTTCGCCACCAACGGGTATGGCGCGCATTCCCCGGGCGGGTACTCGCTGGTCTCCGCGCTGATCGTAGAAATTGTGCTGACAGCGTTCTTCCTCTTCATCATCTTGGGGTCGACGGATACGCGCGCACCCAAGGGGTTTGCGCCGATTGCGATTGGACTGGGCCTGACCCTGATTCATCTTGTGTCGATTCCAGTGACCAACACGTCGGTCAACCCCGCCCGCTCCATCGGTCCGGCTCTTTTCGCCGGAAGTGTGCCGCTCGGGCAGCTGTGGCTGTTTATCGTTGCGCCCATTATCGGCGCCGTCATCGCCGGCGTGGTGTACACCGCCCTGCTCGATCGCAACCCACACCCGGTGTCGCTGCAGGAGTCCAACGCCGGCTGA
- a CDS encoding tellurite resistance TerB family protein, producing the protein MAFWDSLKSKTTEMSAQLKTKTGQFKNKELANGSMAMCALIAAADGTIDPEERRKTAALISSNDILSIFEPSELKEKFDWYCDKLAKDYDFGKVEAIATIGKLKSKPEQARAVIQIGIIIGGADGNFDAHERGAVKDACFAVGIAPTEFDL; encoded by the coding sequence ATGGCGTTCTGGGACTCACTCAAATCGAAGACCACGGAAATGAGCGCACAGCTCAAGACAAAAACCGGTCAATTTAAGAACAAGGAATTGGCCAACGGCTCGATGGCAATGTGCGCGCTGATCGCGGCCGCCGACGGCACGATCGATCCCGAGGAGCGACGCAAAACAGCTGCTCTGATCAGCAGCAACGATATTCTGAGCATCTTCGAGCCGTCGGAGCTGAAGGAAAAATTCGATTGGTACTGCGACAAGTTGGCAAAAGATTATGACTTCGGCAAGGTCGAAGCGATCGCAACTATCGGCAAGCTGAAGTCCAAGCCGGAGCAGGCTAGGGCCGTGATACAGATCGGCATCATCATCGGCGGCGCGGACGGTAACTTTGATGCGCACGAGCGTGGGGCCGTCAAGGACGCGTGTTTCGCTGTTGGCATCGCGCCAACTGAATTTGATCTGTAG
- a CDS encoding TIGR04338 family metallohydrolase, with protein sequence MNQRRPDSGSPGDSSAPGSRRARGSHPAREQQRDSQRTRVYEAEHAVMRIFDRSDNYPLLQIAGSTITIPVERKFASVDNVQIYCDAFLALRWVRETWPRAQVPVVVRRRSGQQAAHYERAAATIAVPGHVNASAWAMRELVVLHELAHHLAPAGEQTHGPEFVGRLVHIVGEIIGPEAQLMLRVTMSDMGARVG encoded by the coding sequence GTGAATCAGCGGAGGCCCGATAGCGGGAGCCCAGGGGATTCTTCTGCTCCTGGCTCACGGCGGGCGCGCGGCTCGCACCCCGCGCGGGAACAGCAGCGCGACTCGCAGCGCACCCGCGTCTACGAGGCCGAGCATGCGGTGATGCGGATCTTCGATCGCTCGGACAACTACCCGCTACTGCAGATCGCGGGCTCGACCATCACGATTCCGGTAGAGCGCAAGTTCGCATCCGTGGACAATGTACAGATCTACTGCGACGCATTTCTGGCTCTGAGATGGGTCCGAGAAACGTGGCCGCGCGCCCAGGTTCCGGTAGTCGTCCGTCGCAGATCGGGCCAACAGGCCGCCCACTACGAACGAGCCGCCGCCACCATCGCCGTGCCCGGTCACGTCAACGCCTCCGCATGGGCCATGCGCGAATTGGTCGTCCTGCACGAACTTGCCCACCATCTCGCGCCAGCGGGCGAACAGACGCACGGACCGGAATTCGTTGGTCGACTTGTCCACATTGTGGGCGAAATTATTGGGCCCGAGGCTCAACTGATGCTGCGGGTGACGATGTCGGATATGGGAGCGCGGGTGGGATAA
- a CDS encoding glucose-6-phosphate dehydrogenase, whose translation MTTHTPTVFILFGATGDLARRMVLPAFYQLDKYGLMPECWRLVGNGRGEMSDEAFQAAAHDAVAEIETDLHAKKWAAHAKNLRFAGGGFSVDDAGELLNVLQQAKSELGLDTQFVYYLAVPPVAFEKLTSALAAHDLLDGAKVVYEKPYGTDPESFRHLDDLVHSVMDEEQVYRIDHFLGKEATQNIHVLRFGNQLFGDIWNARHVAQIHIDVPETLDVADRAEFYDATGAFRDMIVTHLFQVAAEIAMEPPLDMTADNLQEARESVLSAFRPLGTDDVVFGQVNGYRNLPEVANDSNTDTYAAVRLWVDTDRWRGVPFLLRSGKQLQRSHQRVSLILKKPDGPLRHIPGDGTIITFDLSGPGAIHLDLVLKKPGATLELAEQTISLCLDEVPDSDALPPYVSLLHDVTVGDRSLFTSSAGLASAWKVAQAIVANPPAPLPYDAGSWGPAAGTELAGHSGWLCD comes from the coding sequence ATGACTACGCACACTCCGACCGTCTTCATCCTTTTCGGGGCCACTGGCGACCTAGCCCGCCGGATGGTTCTGCCCGCGTTCTACCAACTGGACAAGTACGGCCTCATGCCCGAGTGCTGGCGACTCGTCGGCAACGGTCGGGGTGAAATGTCGGATGAAGCCTTCCAAGCCGCAGCGCACGACGCCGTCGCTGAAATCGAAACTGATCTTCACGCCAAGAAATGGGCTGCCCACGCAAAGAACCTGCGCTTCGCTGGGGGCGGATTTAGTGTTGACGATGCTGGCGAACTACTGAACGTGTTGCAGCAGGCCAAGTCTGAGCTTGGTTTAGATACTCAATTCGTCTACTACCTCGCCGTTCCACCGGTCGCTTTTGAGAAATTGACATCAGCATTGGCCGCACACGATCTACTTGACGGCGCCAAAGTCGTCTACGAAAAGCCGTACGGCACTGACCCTGAAAGCTTCCGCCACCTCGACGATCTCGTCCACTCCGTCATGGACGAAGAGCAGGTCTATCGCATTGATCACTTTCTGGGAAAGGAAGCGACGCAGAACATCCATGTGCTGCGGTTTGGTAATCAGCTATTCGGCGATATTTGGAACGCCCGGCACGTCGCGCAGATCCACATCGATGTGCCTGAAACCCTGGATGTCGCGGATAGGGCTGAGTTTTACGATGCCACTGGCGCCTTTCGGGACATGATCGTCACTCACCTATTCCAAGTTGCCGCCGAAATCGCTATGGAACCACCTCTGGATATGACGGCGGACAACCTCCAAGAGGCGAGGGAATCCGTGCTCAGCGCCTTCCGGCCGCTCGGCACCGACGACGTGGTGTTCGGCCAGGTGAACGGCTACCGCAACCTACCCGAGGTGGCCAACGATTCCAACACCGATACCTATGCGGCGGTACGCCTGTGGGTGGATACAGATCGGTGGCGAGGTGTTCCCTTCCTTCTGCGGAGCGGAAAGCAGCTTCAGCGCTCCCATCAACGGGTCTCGCTCATTCTCAAGAAACCCGACGGGCCTTTGCGGCACATTCCCGGCGACGGCACGATTATCACCTTCGACCTTTCTGGACCCGGCGCGATCCATCTGGATCTGGTTTTGAAGAAGCCGGGCGCCACACTGGAACTTGCGGAGCAGACAATCTCCCTGTGTCTCGACGAAGTCCCGGACTCCGACGCTCTGCCGCCATACGTTTCGCTCCTGCATGACGTCACCGTCGGCGATAGGTCTCTTTTCACCAGCAGTGCGGGCTTGGCCAGCGCGTGGAAAGTCGCCCAAGCGATCGTCGCCAACCCGCCCGCGCCGCTTCCGTACGACGCTGGTTCCTGGGGTCCCGCCGCCGGCACGGAGCTCGCCGGCCACTCGGGGTGGCTGTGCGACTGA
- a CDS encoding FadR/GntR family transcriptional regulator has product MAVTDVAIDRIKEMILSGALLPGGKLPREVDLAAQLGVSRNSLREAVRALSLVRILEVRQGDGTYVSSLEPEVLLDALGFLLEFHQDASVLDFFGVRRILEPAATGLAATRLDQPGLLALRKEAEAGAAADSVADLVEHDLRFHSMIAAGSHNPVLAAVLDSLAMPTSRARVWRGLAEENAFARTVNEHAAILQALEARDAELASARALTHIAGVEDWLRRL; this is encoded by the coding sequence GTGGCCGTAACTGACGTAGCGATTGATCGCATCAAGGAAATGATTCTCTCCGGAGCGCTGTTGCCGGGCGGCAAACTGCCTCGCGAAGTTGACCTGGCGGCCCAGCTTGGGGTCTCGCGAAACTCGCTTCGTGAAGCTGTGCGAGCACTGTCGCTCGTTCGGATACTGGAAGTCCGGCAGGGTGATGGCACGTACGTCTCCAGCTTGGAACCAGAGGTTCTGCTCGACGCACTGGGCTTCTTGTTGGAATTTCACCAAGACGCTTCAGTGCTGGATTTCTTCGGCGTCAGGAGAATTTTGGAGCCGGCTGCGACAGGCCTTGCCGCCACCCGCCTTGACCAACCCGGCCTGCTGGCGTTACGCAAAGAAGCAGAGGCCGGTGCGGCCGCTGATTCGGTCGCCGACCTTGTCGAACACGATCTGCGCTTCCATTCCATGATCGCAGCAGGATCGCACAACCCTGTGCTGGCAGCGGTTCTCGATTCGTTGGCCATGCCAACCAGTCGCGCCAGAGTGTGGCGCGGGCTTGCTGAAGAAAATGCTTTTGCCCGAACCGTCAACGAGCACGCAGCGATCCTGCAAGCCTTGGAGGCGCGAGATGCAGAGTTGGCGAGCGCGCGGGCGCTCACCCACATCGCGGGCGTCGAGGACTGGTTGCGCCGTCTATGA
- a CDS encoding DUF2786 domain-containing protein, giving the protein MSDRGLSRIAALLRKAEGTDNAHEADAYMAAAQRLATMESVDLAVARAHSANREKRVAPTQRTIEIGEAGKRGLRTYVQLFLMIGAANNITCDIARNSTKVFAYGFDTDIRATEALYASLVVQMVRTSDAYIKSGEYSSEVVIRQVRVERVLPGGRVLHRTRLVPKPVHATTARINFQEAFAARIGNRLMEARHQAQQQVIAADSAVAPGALTGVALALRDKEIELRNHYRATSTARGSWGGNRASAGHSEQSRRAGDRAARSAKLGSDTALGGSRPAITG; this is encoded by the coding sequence ATGAGCGACAGGGGTTTATCTCGCATCGCAGCGCTGCTGCGCAAGGCGGAGGGCACGGACAACGCCCACGAAGCTGACGCCTACATGGCGGCTGCTCAACGATTGGCAACTATGGAGTCGGTCGATTTGGCCGTCGCCAGGGCCCACTCCGCGAATAGAGAAAAGCGAGTCGCGCCAACCCAGCGGACCATCGAGATCGGAGAAGCTGGCAAACGGGGGCTGCGAACCTACGTGCAACTATTTTTGATGATCGGCGCAGCCAACAACATCACGTGTGACATCGCCCGAAACTCCACCAAGGTCTTTGCCTACGGGTTCGACACCGACATTCGCGCCACCGAGGCGCTCTATGCGTCGTTGGTGGTCCAGATGGTCCGAACCTCCGATGCCTACATCAAGTCGGGCGAGTACAGCAGCGAAGTGGTTATCCGCCAGGTCAGGGTCGAGCGCGTTCTTCCCGGGGGCCGAGTGCTGCACCGCACGCGGCTTGTCCCCAAACCCGTTCACGCCACCACAGCTCGCATCAACTTCCAAGAGGCTTTCGCAGCACGCATCGGAAATCGCTTGATGGAGGCCAGGCACCAGGCCCAGCAACAAGTGATCGCAGCTGATTCAGCGGTGGCCCCCGGGGCGCTCACCGGAGTTGCTCTTGCGCTGCGCGATAAGGAAATCGAACTGCGCAACCACTACAGAGCGACCTCCACTGCACGAGGAAGTTGGGGAGGGAATCGAGCTTCGGCGGGACACTCCGAGCAGTCCCGCCGAGCCGGTGATCGCGCTGCGCGTTCTGCGAAGTTGGGCTCGGACACAGCGTTGGGCGGGTCCCGGCCGGCGATTACGGGTTGA
- a CDS encoding excalibur calcium-binding domain-containing protein, which produces MNFAKHLDPAAGYWEGDLRGGSHLGASATQPGENMKKHVWAAVMIGALAMTGCGSVDTQKVGLAAAAASTTRNVVATQEVSSTSLAPSTTTAPSESTTASSPSATTTSADPEQLYIAAATAAHLNPADPLLTFAAASATCLALATGKRAGSLATDLGTLVSSATAPQLVALQFAVGTLCTEHTSDLTFAVDNAAAQVAEVARVAEIARVAEVARVAEVARVAEVARAAADQAAADQAAADQAAADQAAADQAAADQAAANQAAADQAAANQAAADQAAANQAAADQAAADQAAADQAAADARIQQAAIVPDSNVYYQNCTAVKAAGAAPIRRGDPGFQQKFDKDGDGIGCEK; this is translated from the coding sequence ATGAACTTCGCAAAACACCTAGACCCGGCGGCGGGCTACTGGGAGGGTGACCTCCGAGGGGGATCGCATCTGGGCGCATCCGCTACGCAGCCTGGGGAAAATATGAAAAAGCACGTGTGGGCAGCTGTAATGATCGGCGCGCTAGCAATGACCGGCTGCGGCTCCGTCGATACCCAGAAAGTTGGCTTGGCCGCGGCTGCTGCGTCGACGACCAGGAACGTGGTGGCCACACAAGAGGTGAGTTCCACCAGCCTGGCTCCGTCCACAACAACGGCCCCATCCGAGTCGACCACCGCTAGTTCGCCGAGCGCCACCACCACATCCGCAGACCCCGAGCAGCTCTACATCGCAGCTGCCACTGCTGCTCACCTCAATCCAGCCGACCCATTGCTCACCTTCGCCGCTGCTTCAGCGACCTGCCTCGCCCTCGCGACGGGAAAACGGGCCGGTTCCCTTGCGACCGATCTCGGCACCTTGGTATCTTCCGCGACCGCGCCACAGCTGGTTGCTCTGCAATTCGCGGTAGGCACGTTGTGCACCGAGCACACCTCAGACCTGACCTTCGCCGTAGACAACGCAGCCGCGCAGGTTGCCGAAGTCGCACGGGTTGCAGAAATCGCACGCGTTGCAGAAGTCGCGCGCGTTGCAGAAGTCGCGCGCGTTGCAGAAGTCGCGCGCGCGGCTGCCGACCAAGCGGCTGCCGACCAGGCAGCCGCCGACCAAGCAGCGGCCGACCAAGCAGCGGCCGACCAAGCAGCGGCCGACCAAGCAGCCGCCAACCAAGCAGCGGCCGACCAAGCAGCCGCCAACCAAGCAGCCGCCGACCAAGCAGCCGCCAACCAAGCAGCCGCCGACCAAGCCGCGGCCGACCAGGCCGCGGCCGACCAGGCCGCCGCCGACGCCAGGATCCAGCAAGCTGCCATCGTTCCGGACAGCAACGTGTACTACCAGAACTGCACGGCGGTGAAAGCTGCAGGAGCAGCCCCGATCCGTCGCGGTGACCCTGGGTTTCAACAAAAATTCGACAAGGATGGCGACGGCATCGGCTGCGAGAAGTAG
- a CDS encoding NAD-dependent epimerase/dehydratase family protein, with protein sequence MSKMKVVVTGGRGKVGRPLVAALAAAGHDVTAVDLSAPGFERKEAGEPRYIQADLTDAGSAFAVISGADAVVHTAAIPEPTGNPAHVVFGTNMMATFNTLEAAVRTGVRRFVNISSETVPGFFFPERAFLPTYAPVDELHPIAPQDPYALSKHFGEQLMDAAVRRSDIRCISIRPCWVQNETNYEFNLGPQIRDASNLSQNLWSYIDVYDLADAIVLATESELPGHEVFYIASPDNVGGHDFAEVMKTYYGDSIEVRELDRRDASGISSAKAMRMLGWEPKRSWRDYLDTDGKLLKAPSEEG encoded by the coding sequence ATGAGCAAAATGAAGGTAGTCGTTACCGGAGGTCGCGGAAAAGTTGGACGCCCGCTCGTCGCGGCCCTGGCTGCAGCGGGACACGACGTCACGGCCGTGGACTTGTCAGCTCCTGGCTTTGAGCGCAAAGAGGCGGGCGAGCCCCGCTACATTCAAGCCGACCTGACGGATGCTGGTTCGGCATTTGCCGTCATCTCTGGTGCGGACGCTGTAGTCCATACCGCGGCGATTCCCGAGCCGACTGGTAACCCTGCACATGTCGTGTTCGGCACGAACATGATGGCGACTTTCAACACCCTCGAGGCCGCAGTGCGGACCGGGGTTCGACGCTTCGTGAACATTTCCAGCGAGACCGTGCCGGGGTTCTTCTTCCCTGAGCGTGCATTCTTGCCGACCTACGCGCCGGTGGACGAGCTCCACCCGATCGCACCGCAGGATCCCTACGCGCTGTCGAAGCACTTCGGTGAGCAGCTCATGGATGCAGCTGTTCGGCGTAGCGACATTCGATGCATCTCCATCCGACCGTGCTGGGTGCAGAACGAAACCAATTACGAATTCAACCTTGGGCCGCAAATCCGTGATGCGTCGAATTTGAGCCAAAACCTATGGAGCTACATCGATGTCTACGATCTGGCGGACGCCATAGTTTTGGCCACCGAATCGGAGTTGCCTGGCCACGAGGTTTTCTACATCGCCTCACCCGACAATGTTGGTGGTCACGACTTCGCGGAGGTAATGAAAACCTACTACGGGGATTCCATCGAGGTTCGCGAGCTTGACCGCCGGGATGCTTCCGGCATTTCCAGTGCGAAGGCTATGCGGATGCTCGGCTGGGAGCCGAAACGTTCCTGGCGCGACTACTTGGACACAGACGGAAAACTGCTCAAGGCGCCTTCGGAAGAGGGCTGA
- a CDS encoding FAD-binding and (Fe-S)-binding domain-containing protein: MSSTLPAPPPQLLADLSAAMLEGGTVRSRATDRLAMAHDASHFLLTPSAIATPINAAEVGRLLRTSAAHGIPLTFRSGGTSLSGQAVTDGVLVDTRRNFREIEIIDDGHRVRIGPGATVRQVNTRLAKFGRKLGPDPASESACTLGGVVANNSSGMACGTVANTYNTLDSVTLVLPSGTVIDTGASDADARLKALEPELFAGLDQLRERIRHNPASVTKLQQQFSMKNTMGYGLNSFLDYDTPAQILAHLVVGSEGTLAFIASVVMRTVPLLSHSMTGLLVFESLDRATGSLPELVATGPATIELLDATSLRVSQSDPSAAEILRSITVRNHAALLVEYQAQSALETADLSATAYSTLRRLPLERTASLSADPRVRAKLWHTRKGLYAAVAQARPSGTTALLEDVAVPLPALLNTCQQLTRLFESHAYSNSVIFGHAKDGNIHFMLTEKLGGGSNLDRFTAFTEDMVQLILSNGGSLKAEHGTGRMMAPYVRRQYGDELYDVMREVKRLCDPAGTLNPGVVISDDKDAHVRDLKVTPTIEAEVDGCVECGYCEPVCPSKDLTTTPRQRIVLRREMERARLAGDSALLSELAEQFDYDAVQTCAVDGMCQTACPVLINTGDLVKRLRADTAGKLESTAWRSAARHWAGSSTVASLALTVTQKLPEPLVRTANSLGRKVISKDTLPLWSSELPAGGVQRERQRTVGHADAVYFTACVGAIFGPTDAGPGVREAFEQICDRAGVSLAYPKDLPGLCCGTPWRSKGMTKGYEHMAAIVLPALWAASRQGKIPIVCDASSCTEGLRQMQEHATESPDWASLRIIDVVEFVEQEVLGKLRVRRKVDSLALHPTCSSTRMGLNSSLHAVADALATVVTVPESWGCCGFAGDRGLLHPELTASATEAQAAELAAGNFSAYASCNRTCELGMTRASGSQYQHVLELLAWACSEVAD, encoded by the coding sequence ATGAGTTCCACCCTGCCCGCACCACCACCGCAGCTACTCGCCGACCTTAGCGCCGCGATGCTGGAAGGCGGGACAGTGCGCAGCCGCGCTACTGACCGACTCGCCATGGCCCATGACGCCTCTCATTTCCTCCTGACGCCCAGCGCGATTGCTACACCTATCAACGCCGCCGAGGTCGGGCGACTGCTACGCACATCGGCCGCTCACGGGATCCCGCTCACCTTCCGATCCGGTGGCACCAGCCTGAGTGGGCAGGCAGTCACCGACGGAGTCCTTGTCGATACCCGACGAAACTTCCGTGAGATCGAAATCATCGATGACGGCCACCGGGTCCGCATCGGTCCTGGCGCCACGGTTCGCCAGGTCAACACGCGCCTTGCCAAGTTCGGCCGCAAACTGGGACCGGATCCAGCGAGCGAAAGTGCCTGCACACTGGGCGGTGTCGTTGCTAACAACTCCAGCGGAATGGCCTGCGGAACAGTTGCCAACACCTACAACACGCTCGATTCGGTAACACTTGTGTTGCCGAGCGGCACCGTTATCGATACTGGCGCATCGGACGCCGACGCGCGACTGAAGGCTCTGGAACCTGAACTTTTCGCCGGTCTCGACCAGTTGCGTGAGCGTATTCGTCACAATCCTGCTTCGGTAACCAAGCTGCAGCAACAGTTTTCAATGAAGAACACGATGGGATACGGGCTCAACTCGTTTCTGGACTATGACACCCCCGCGCAGATTCTGGCGCACTTGGTGGTGGGCAGCGAGGGCACCCTCGCATTCATTGCCTCCGTCGTCATGCGGACGGTCCCGCTACTCTCCCACTCGATGACGGGCCTGCTTGTCTTTGAAAGTCTGGACCGTGCCACCGGTTCGCTGCCCGAGCTGGTGGCAACGGGGCCTGCAACTATCGAACTGCTCGATGCCACTTCGTTGCGCGTGAGCCAGTCCGATCCGAGCGCTGCCGAGATCCTGCGCAGTATTACCGTTCGCAACCATGCCGCGCTGTTGGTCGAGTATCAGGCGCAGAGCGCTCTCGAGACAGCAGATCTCAGTGCTACCGCATACTCGACGTTGCGCAGGCTTCCGTTAGAGCGCACCGCGTCATTGAGCGCGGACCCCCGGGTCCGGGCAAAACTATGGCACACCAGGAAAGGTCTGTATGCAGCGGTGGCACAGGCCCGGCCCTCCGGAACTACCGCGCTCTTGGAGGACGTCGCCGTCCCGCTACCGGCGCTACTGAACACCTGTCAGCAGCTAACGAGGCTCTTCGAAAGTCACGCCTATTCCAACAGCGTCATTTTCGGACATGCCAAAGATGGCAACATTCACTTTATGTTGACCGAAAAGCTCGGCGGTGGAAGTAATCTCGACAGATTTACTGCTTTCACCGAAGACATGGTGCAACTCATCCTCAGCAACGGCGGGTCGCTGAAAGCCGAGCACGGCACGGGCAGAATGATGGCTCCTTATGTTCGCCGCCAGTATGGCGACGAACTGTACGACGTTATGCGCGAGGTCAAACGGCTGTGCGATCCGGCGGGAACACTCAACCCCGGCGTCGTCATCAGCGACGATAAAGACGCGCATGTCCGTGATCTGAAGGTGACTCCCACGATCGAAGCCGAAGTTGACGGCTGCGTGGAATGCGGTTATTGCGAACCTGTTTGCCCCAGCAAGGACCTGACTACCACTCCGCGCCAACGCATTGTGCTTCGGCGCGAGATGGAGCGGGCCCGATTGGCCGGCGACAGCGCCTTACTTTCCGAGCTCGCGGAACAATTCGACTACGACGCGGTCCAGACGTGCGCTGTAGATGGGATGTGCCAGACCGCATGCCCCGTGTTGATCAACACTGGCGACTTGGTCAAGCGGCTACGCGCTGACACGGCAGGGAAGCTCGAATCTACGGCGTGGAGGTCTGCCGCCCGCCACTGGGCGGGTAGCAGTACGGTGGCCTCTCTGGCGCTCACCGTGACCCAGAAACTACCCGAGCCGCTCGTTCGTACAGCAAACAGCCTGGGGCGCAAGGTAATTAGCAAAGACACCCTGCCGCTGTGGTCGTCCGAACTCCCAGCTGGCGGCGTCCAGCGAGAACGGCAGCGCACCGTGGGGCATGCGGACGCTGTCTACTTCACCGCATGTGTCGGCGCCATTTTCGGACCGACCGACGCGGGACCCGGGGTGCGGGAAGCGTTCGAGCAAATCTGTGACCGTGCAGGGGTGTCTCTTGCCTACCCCAAGGATCTTCCCGGTTTGTGCTGCGGAACCCCCTGGCGTTCCAAAGGTATGACGAAAGGCTATGAACACATGGCCGCCATCGTGCTGCCCGCCCTGTGGGCAGCCAGTAGGCAGGGTAAGATCCCCATCGTGTGCGACGCTTCCTCGTGCACCGAGGGCTTACGGCAAATGCAGGAGCATGCGACAGAGTCGCCCGATTGGGCAAGCCTGCGGATCATCGACGTCGTCGAATTCGTAGAACAGGAAGTGTTGGGCAAGCTGCGGGTGCGCAGGAAGGTCGATTCACTGGCACTGCACCCCACCTGTTCCTCCACCCGGATGGGCCTTAATTCCAGCCTCCACGCGGTCGCTGACGCCCTCGCCACCGTGGTCACGGTGCCTGAGAGTTGGGGTTGCTGCGGGTTCGCGGGCGACCGTGGCCTGCTTCACCCCGAGCTGACGGCATCGGCTACCGAAGCCCAAGCAGCTGAGCTTGCGGCGGGTAACTTCTCCGCGTACGCATCCTGCAACCGAACTTGCGAGCTGGGGATGACGCGCGCGAGTGGCTCGCAGTATCAACATGTTCTGGAGCTGCTTGCCTGGGCTTGCAGCGAGGTCGCCGACTGA